A single Streptomyces sp. Edi2 DNA region contains:
- the rpe gene encoding ribulose-phosphate 3-epimerase — MALINPSILSADFARLAEEAQAVKGADWLHVDVMDNHFVPNLTLGVPVVESLSKATDTPLDLHLMIEDPDRWAPQYIEAGAGSVTFHVEAAAAPVRLAREIRAKGARASMALKPATPIEPYEDLLPELDMVLIMTVEPGFGGQAFLDIMLPKIRRTRELISRHGLQLGLQVDGGVSAATIERCAEAGADVFVAGSAVYGADDPAKAVRDLREQAETATAAAGWGCAH; from the coding sequence ATGGCCTTGATCAACCCCAGCATCCTGTCCGCAGACTTCGCCCGCCTCGCCGAGGAGGCGCAGGCCGTCAAGGGCGCCGACTGGCTGCACGTCGACGTCATGGACAACCACTTCGTCCCGAACCTCACCCTTGGTGTGCCGGTGGTCGAGTCGCTGAGCAAGGCGACGGACACCCCCCTCGACCTGCATCTGATGATCGAGGACCCGGACCGCTGGGCGCCGCAGTACATCGAGGCCGGAGCCGGGTCGGTGACCTTCCACGTGGAGGCGGCGGCCGCGCCGGTGCGGCTGGCGCGGGAGATCCGGGCCAAGGGCGCGCGGGCGTCGATGGCGCTGAAGCCGGCCACGCCGATCGAGCCGTACGAGGACCTGCTTCCCGAGCTCGACATGGTGCTGATCATGACCGTGGAGCCCGGCTTCGGCGGCCAGGCGTTCCTGGACATCATGCTGCCGAAGATCCGCCGCACCCGTGAACTGATCTCCCGGCACGGCCTGCAGCTGGGGCTCCAGGTGGACGGCGGGGTCTCGGCGGCCACCATCGAGCGGTGCGCCGAAGCGGGCGCCGATGTGTTCGTGGCGGGCTCCGCGGTGTACGGCGCGGACGACCCGGCCAAGGCGGTCCGGGACCTGCGCGAGCAGGCCGAGACGGCGACCGCGGCGGCGGGCTGGGGCTGCGCGCACTGA
- a CDS encoding LysR family transcriptional regulator: MDLDLRKLRYFVAVAEHRQFGRAAQALFIAQPVLSRQIRAFEQELGCLLFTRTTRSVELTAAGRQLYDEARRISTVVEAALRRVHEAERGAQRLVVAFSPGLRVSEAIRAFTASHPNVEIDVFPLRWWEQDAPLRDGRAHVGYLRRPFDDAGLRTVPIGHETKVACLPVTHRLAGRRTLTSAALDGEPVLDVRTRRTSSLEEKFELIASGQGLALVPLSVAASYSRPDLVYLPVTDAPPVETCLAVPEDNCAGPVPDFLNIATATLRRQGGETKAEGAGAASPAPGGSGRPGGEPVRAASAD; encoded by the coding sequence ATGGATTTGGATCTGCGCAAGCTCCGCTATTTCGTCGCGGTGGCCGAGCACCGGCAGTTCGGCCGGGCGGCACAGGCGTTGTTCATCGCGCAGCCGGTCCTCAGCCGGCAGATCCGCGCGTTCGAGCAGGAGTTGGGCTGCCTGCTGTTCACACGGACCACGCGCAGCGTCGAACTGACCGCCGCGGGGCGGCAGTTGTACGACGAGGCGCGCAGGATCAGCACGGTGGTGGAGGCGGCGCTGCGGCGCGTGCACGAGGCCGAGCGGGGCGCGCAGCGGCTCGTCGTCGCCTTCTCGCCCGGCCTGCGTGTGTCGGAGGCGATCCGGGCGTTCACGGCGAGCCACCCGAACGTCGAGATCGATGTGTTTCCGCTGCGCTGGTGGGAGCAGGACGCGCCGCTCCGTGACGGCCGCGCGCATGTCGGATACCTCCGGCGCCCCTTCGACGACGCGGGGCTGCGCACCGTCCCCATCGGTCACGAGACCAAGGTCGCGTGCCTGCCCGTGACCCATCGGCTGGCCGGTCGTCGCACCCTCACGTCGGCCGCTCTCGACGGCGAGCCGGTCCTCGACGTCAGGACGCGGCGGACCTCCTCACTGGAGGAGAAGTTCGAGCTCATCGCCTCCGGGCAGGGCCTCGCACTCGTCCCCCTCAGCGTCGCGGCGTCGTACTCCCGCCCCGATCTCGTCTACCTGCCCGTCACCGATGCCCCGCCCGTCGAGACCTGCCTGGCGGTCCCGGAGGACAACTGCGCGGGCCCCGTACCGGACTTCCTGAACATCGCCACCGCAACGCTGCGCCGACAGGGCGGCGAGACGAAGGCGGAGGGAGCCGGGGCCGCGAGCCCGGCGCCCGGCGGCAGCGGCCGCCCGGGCGGAGAACCGGTGCGCGCGGCGTCCGCGGACTGA
- a CDS encoding SDR family oxidoreductase, whose protein sequence is MTDIRKTALVIGASRTLGLGIAAEYLRRGWDVIGTVRGSRRTGLHDLAETSGGRLTIESLEMTEPEQISALRDRLARHTLDLLFVNAAITRGDIPIGEVPTDMFTEVMVTNALSPMRVVESLRPLVAPHGTIGVMSSDQGSITLNTEGGQDLYRASKSALNQLMRSYAVRYAEDTHRLLLVNPGWVRTELGGPEAELSVEESVPGVVETIEHHREPGLHFVDYQGQVVPW, encoded by the coding sequence ATGACCGACATCCGCAAGACCGCCCTCGTCATCGGGGCCTCCCGGACCCTGGGCCTCGGGATCGCCGCCGAGTACCTGCGCCGCGGCTGGGACGTCATCGGCACGGTCCGCGGCAGCCGGCGCACCGGTCTCCACGACCTGGCCGAAACGTCCGGTGGACGGCTGACCATCGAGTCGCTGGAGATGACCGAGCCGGAGCAGATCTCGGCACTGCGCGACCGGCTGGCCCGGCACACCCTCGACCTGCTCTTCGTCAACGCCGCCATCACGCGCGGCGACATCCCGATCGGCGAGGTCCCGACGGACATGTTCACCGAGGTCATGGTCACCAACGCCCTCAGCCCGATGCGCGTCGTGGAATCCCTGCGCCCGCTGGTCGCGCCCCACGGGACCATCGGCGTCATGTCCTCCGACCAGGGGAGCATCACCCTGAACACCGAGGGCGGCCAGGATCTGTACCGGGCCAGCAAGTCCGCCCTGAACCAGCTGATGCGCAGCTACGCCGTCCGCTATGCCGAGGACACGCACAGACTGCTCCTCGTCAACCCTGGCTGGGTACGCACCGAACTCGGCGGTCCTGAGGCCGAGCTCAGCGTGGAGGAGAGCGTTCCCGGGGTGGTGGAGACGATCGAGCACCACCGAGAGCCCGGTCTGCACTTCGTCGACTACCAGGGGCAGGTCGTGCCCTGGTAG
- a CDS encoding transcription antitermination factor NusB yields MSQQPRRRPSKPHRRPQKDPVRVLAFEALRAVDERDAYANLVLPPLLRKAREGGDFDARDAALATELVYGSLRWQGTYDAVIARCVDRPLREVDPPVLDVLTLGAHQLLGTRIPTHAAVSASVELARVVLGDGRAKFVNAVLRKVAAHDLDGWLEQVAPEYDEDPEDHLGIVHAHPRWIVSALWDALGGGRAGIEDLLEADNERPEVTLVARPGRATTEELLSAAGEERALPGRWSPYAVRLAEGGEPGALGPVSEGRAGVQDEGSQLVALALANAPVEGPDRAWLDGCAGPGGKAALLAALAAERGAALLASEKQPHRARLVARALDGNPGPYAVITADGTRPAWRPASFDRVLVDVPCTGLGALRRRPEARWRRRPEDLDGFAPLQRELLRQALAAVRVGGVVGYATCSPHPAETRAVVDDVLKGRGGEPVQVEWIDARPLMPGVPALGDGPDVQLWPHLHGTDAMYLALLRRTG; encoded by the coding sequence GTGAGCCAGCAGCCGCGCCGCCGCCCCAGCAAGCCCCACCGCCGCCCGCAGAAGGACCCGGTCAGGGTCCTCGCGTTCGAGGCGTTGCGGGCCGTCGACGAGCGGGACGCGTACGCGAACCTCGTGTTGCCGCCGTTGTTGCGCAAGGCACGCGAGGGCGGCGACTTCGACGCCCGGGACGCGGCGCTGGCGACGGAGCTGGTCTACGGCTCGCTGCGGTGGCAGGGCACGTATGACGCGGTCATCGCGCGCTGTGTGGACCGGCCGCTGCGGGAGGTGGACCCGCCGGTCCTGGACGTGCTGACCCTCGGGGCGCACCAGTTGCTCGGCACCCGCATTCCGACGCACGCCGCGGTGAGCGCCAGCGTCGAGCTGGCGCGGGTGGTGCTGGGCGACGGGCGGGCGAAGTTCGTCAACGCGGTGCTGCGCAAGGTCGCGGCCCATGACCTGGACGGCTGGCTGGAGCAGGTCGCCCCGGAGTACGACGAGGACCCCGAGGACCACCTCGGCATCGTGCATGCGCACCCCCGCTGGATCGTCTCGGCGCTCTGGGACGCGCTCGGTGGGGGCCGGGCCGGCATCGAGGACCTGCTGGAGGCGGACAACGAACGCCCCGAGGTGACGTTGGTGGCCCGGCCGGGACGGGCCACCACCGAGGAGCTTCTGTCGGCGGCCGGCGAGGAGCGGGCGCTCCCCGGGCGCTGGTCCCCGTATGCGGTGCGGCTCGCGGAGGGCGGGGAGCCGGGCGCCTTGGGCCCGGTGAGCGAAGGGCGCGCCGGGGTGCAGGACGAGGGCAGCCAGCTCGTCGCCCTCGCGCTGGCGAACGCACCCGTCGAGGGCCCCGACCGCGCCTGGCTCGACGGCTGTGCGGGCCCCGGCGGCAAGGCGGCGCTGCTGGCGGCGCTCGCGGCCGAGCGCGGTGCCGCCCTGCTGGCCTCGGAGAAGCAGCCGCACCGTGCACGTCTGGTGGCGCGGGCGCTCGACGGCAACCCCGGTCCGTATGCGGTCATCACCGCCGACGGCACCCGCCCGGCCTGGCGGCCCGCCTCCTTCGACCGGGTGCTGGTCGACGTGCCGTGCACCGGTCTGGGGGCCCTGCGCCGCCGTCCGGAGGCGCGCTGGCGCCGCCGCCCCGAGGACCTGGACGGTTTCGCCCCGCTGCAGCGCGAACTGCTTCGGCAGGCGCTCGCGGCCGTACGGGTCGGCGGCGTCGTCGGCTATGCGACCTGCTCGCCGCATCCGGCCGAGACCCGGGCCGTGGTGGACGACGTCCTCAAGGGGCGGGGCGGTGAGCCGGTGCAGGTGGAGTGGATCGACGCCCGCCCGCTGATGCCCGGCGTCCCGGCGCTCGGCGACGGCCCGGACGTCCAGCTGTGGCCGCATCTGCACGGCACGGACGCGATGTATCTGGCACTGCTGCGCCGGACCGGCTGA
- the fmt gene encoding methionyl-tRNA formyltransferase, whose product MRLVFAGTPEVAVPALDALLASDRHEVVAVVTRPDAPAGRGRRLVASPVAERAEEAGIEVLKPVKPRDEDFLARLREIAPDCCPVVAYGALLPKAALDIPAKGWVNLHFSLLPAWRGAAPVQHAVLAGDEVTGASTFQIETGLDSGPVFGVLTEEVRPTDTSGDLLTRLAFAGSGLLVATMDGIEDGTLQAVPQPPEGVTLAPKIEVEDAKVDWAAPALRVDRVIRGCAPAPGAWTVFRGERLKLMSAADAAGHTEPALAPGELAVTKKAVYAGTGSHPVELGWVQPQGKKPMKAADWARGVRIESGERLGD is encoded by the coding sequence ATGAGGCTCGTCTTCGCCGGCACCCCCGAGGTCGCCGTACCCGCCCTCGATGCCCTGCTCGCCTCGGACCGGCACGAGGTCGTGGCCGTCGTCACCCGGCCCGACGCGCCCGCGGGGCGCGGCCGGAGGCTGGTCGCCAGCCCCGTCGCGGAGCGGGCGGAGGAGGCGGGCATCGAGGTGCTCAAGCCCGTCAAGCCGCGCGACGAGGACTTCCTGGCCCGGCTGCGGGAGATCGCGCCGGACTGCTGCCCGGTGGTTGCCTACGGGGCGCTGCTGCCGAAGGCCGCGCTCGACATTCCCGCCAAGGGGTGGGTCAATCTGCACTTCTCGCTGCTGCCCGCGTGGCGGGGCGCGGCGCCAGTGCAGCATGCGGTGCTGGCGGGGGACGAGGTGACCGGCGCCTCGACGTTCCAGATCGAGACCGGACTGGACTCCGGCCCGGTCTTCGGGGTGCTGACCGAGGAGGTCCGGCCGACCGATACCAGCGGCGATCTGCTCACCCGGCTGGCATTCGCCGGTTCCGGGCTGCTGGTGGCGACGATGGACGGCATCGAGGACGGCACGCTGCAGGCGGTGCCGCAGCCGCCCGAGGGGGTCACCCTCGCGCCGAAGATCGAGGTCGAGGACGCCAAGGTGGACTGGGCGGCGCCCGCGCTGCGGGTCGACCGGGTGATCCGCGGCTGTGCGCCCGCGCCGGGGGCCTGGACGGTCTTCCGCGGCGAGCGCCTCAAGCTGATGTCGGCCGCTGACGCAGCCGGCCACACCGAGCCCGCCCTCGCACCCGGCGAACTCGCCGTGACCAAGAAGGCGGTGTACGCCGGTACCGGCAGCCACCCCGTCGAACTCGGCTGGGTCCAGCCGCAGGGCAAGAAGCCGATGAAGGCGGCCGATTGGGCGCGCGGGGTGCGGATCGAGAGCGGGGAGCGGCTGGGGGACTGA
- a CDS encoding primosomal protein N', translating into MSRENGQPEAGASGAGEQLALIREAVRETKAERAKPRTWRGAELAAGLPVARVLVDKGLVHLDRYFDYAVPAAMDAEAQPGVRVRVRFGAGEKGGRREGGKLVSGFIVERAAESDYRGVLAPIAQVLSSERVLTPELLGLCRAVADRYAGTLADVVQLAVPPRRARAEAKPSPAPLPPNDAPEPGSWARYGAGPGFLAALTRGDVPRAVWTALPGATWPQELARAVAAALAGGRGALVVVPDGRAAARVDAALGELIGEGRHVLLTADAGPEERYRRWLAVSRGAVRAVVGTRAAMFAPVAGLGLVALWDDGDASHSDPHAPQPHAREVLVQRSVNERAGFLLGGLSCTVEAAQLVETGWARPLTAEREQVRSAAPLVRTVSDGDEARDAAARAARLPTMAWQVMREGLRRGPVLVQVPRRGYAPRLACERCRTPARCRACAGPLESQDAGELACAWCGRPEPDWHCAECGGARLRAQVVGARRTAEELGRVFPSVPVRTSGRDHVLATVPGAPALVVSTPGAEPVAEDGGYAAALLLDGWALLGRPDLRAGEEALRRWLGAAALVRGQAEGGTVAVIAEPTLRPVQALVRWDPAGHAVRELAERAELGFPPVSRMASVAGRAEDVVALLKDAGLPEGAEVLGPVPLPASDPARPRRPGDPPPGEQWERALVRVRPGQGAALAAALKAARAARLVKREGEAVRVRIDPPDLG; encoded by the coding sequence GTGAGCAGGGAGAACGGGCAACCGGAGGCGGGGGCGTCGGGTGCGGGCGAGCAGTTGGCCCTCATCCGGGAGGCCGTGCGGGAGACCAAGGCGGAGCGGGCCAAGCCGCGGACGTGGCGGGGCGCCGAGCTGGCCGCCGGGCTGCCGGTGGCGCGGGTGCTGGTCGACAAGGGGCTGGTGCACCTCGACCGCTATTTCGATTACGCGGTACCCGCGGCGATGGATGCCGAGGCCCAGCCCGGAGTGCGGGTGCGGGTGCGCTTCGGGGCGGGGGAGAAGGGCGGCCGTCGTGAGGGCGGCAAGCTGGTCAGCGGATTCATCGTGGAGCGGGCCGCGGAGAGCGACTATCGCGGGGTGCTCGCCCCGATCGCGCAGGTGCTGTCGTCCGAGCGGGTGCTGACGCCCGAGCTGCTGGGGCTGTGCCGGGCGGTGGCGGACCGCTATGCCGGGACGCTCGCCGATGTGGTGCAGCTGGCCGTGCCGCCGCGCCGGGCGCGGGCGGAGGCCAAGCCGTCGCCGGCCCCGCTTCCGCCCAACGACGCACCCGAGCCCGGCAGTTGGGCGCGCTACGGCGCGGGCCCCGGGTTCCTGGCGGCGCTGACACGGGGGGATGTGCCGCGGGCGGTGTGGACGGCGCTGCCCGGGGCGACCTGGCCGCAGGAGCTGGCGCGAGCGGTGGCCGCGGCGCTGGCCGGCGGGCGTGGCGCGCTGGTGGTGGTGCCGGACGGGCGCGCCGCGGCGCGGGTGGACGCGGCCCTCGGCGAGCTGATCGGGGAGGGCCGGCATGTGCTGCTGACCGCCGATGCCGGGCCCGAGGAGCGCTACCGCCGTTGGCTGGCGGTCAGCCGTGGCGCGGTGCGCGCCGTGGTCGGCACGCGCGCGGCGATGTTCGCGCCGGTCGCCGGCCTGGGCCTGGTCGCCCTGTGGGACGACGGGGACGCCAGCCACAGTGATCCGCATGCGCCCCAGCCGCACGCCCGTGAGGTCCTTGTCCAGCGGTCGGTCAACGAGCGCGCCGGATTTCTGCTGGGCGGGCTGAGCTGCACGGTCGAGGCGGCCCAGCTCGTCGAGACCGGCTGGGCGCGCCCGCTGACCGCCGAGCGCGAGCAGGTGCGCAGTGCTGCGCCGCTGGTGCGTACGGTCAGCGACGGTGACGAGGCGCGGGACGCCGCGGCGCGCGCCGCCCGGCTGCCGACGATGGCCTGGCAGGTGATGCGCGAGGGCCTGCGGCGCGGGCCGGTGCTCGTCCAGGTGCCGCGCCGGGGGTATGCGCCCCGCCTGGCCTGCGAACGCTGCCGTACTCCCGCGCGCTGCCGGGCCTGTGCGGGCCCGCTGGAGTCGCAGGACGCGGGCGAGCTGGCCTGCGCCTGGTGCGGCCGGCCCGAGCCGGACTGGCACTGTGCCGAGTGCGGGGGTGCGCGGCTGCGGGCTCAGGTCGTGGGGGCGCGGCGGACGGCGGAGGAGCTGGGCCGGGTGTTCCCGTCGGTCCCGGTGCGCACCTCGGGGCGTGATCATGTGCTGGCAACGGTTCCGGGGGCGCCCGCGCTCGTGGTGAGCACACCGGGCGCGGAGCCGGTGGCCGAGGACGGCGGATACGCGGCGGCCCTGCTGCTGGACGGCTGGGCGCTGCTGGGGCGGCCGGACCTGCGGGCGGGGGAGGAGGCGCTGCGCCGCTGGCTGGGCGCCGCCGCGCTGGTCCGCGGTCAGGCGGAGGGCGGCACCGTCGCGGTGATCGCGGAGCCGACGCTGCGGCCGGTGCAGGCGCTGGTGCGCTGGGACCCGGCCGGCCATGCGGTCCGCGAGCTTGCCGAACGGGCCGAGCTGGGCTTCCCTCCGGTGTCGCGGATGGCCTCGGTGGCCGGCCGCGCGGAGGATGTCGTCGCATTGCTGAAAGACGCCGGACTCCCCGAGGGCGCCGAGGTGTTGGGGCCCGTTCCGCTGCCGGCGTCGGACCCCGCGCGCCCGCGCCGCCCCGGCGACCCTCCGCCGGGCGAGCAGTGGGAACGCGCGCTGGTCCGCGTCCGCCCCGGCCAGGGTGCCGCCCTCGCTGCGGCGCTCAAGGCCGCCCGCGCGGCCCGGCTGGTCAAGCGGGAGGGCGAGGCGGTGCGGGTACGGATCGACCCGCCCGATCTGGGCTGA
- the metK gene encoding methionine adenosyltransferase translates to MSRRLFTSESVTEGHPDKIADQISDTILDALLKEDPTSRVAVETLITTGLVHVAGEVTTKAYADIPNLVRNKILDIGYDSSKKGFDGASCGVSVSIGAQSPDIAQGVDTAYENRVEGDDDELDKQGAGDQGLMFGYACDETPELMPLPINLAHRLSKRLSEVRKNGTIPYLRPDGKTQVTIEYDGHKAVRLDTVVVSSQHASDIDLDSLLAPDIREFVVEHVLAQLVEDGIKLDTDGYRLLVNPTGRFEIGGPMGDAGLTGRKIIIDTYGGMARHGGGAFSGKDPSKVDRSAAYAMRWVAKNVVAAGLAARCEVQVAYAIGKAEPVGLFVETFGTATVDTDKIEQAIGEVFDLRPAAIIRDLDLLRPIYAQTAAYGHFGRELEDFTWERTDRVEALKKAAGL, encoded by the coding sequence GTGTCCCGCCGCCTGTTCACCTCGGAGTCCGTCACCGAGGGCCACCCCGACAAGATCGCTGACCAGATCAGCGACACCATCCTCGACGCTCTCCTCAAGGAAGACCCGACCTCCCGGGTCGCCGTGGAGACGTTGATCACCACCGGCCTGGTGCATGTGGCCGGCGAGGTGACGACGAAGGCGTACGCCGACATCCCCAACCTCGTCCGCAACAAGATCCTGGACATCGGTTACGACTCGTCCAAGAAGGGCTTCGACGGCGCTTCCTGTGGCGTCTCGGTGTCCATCGGTGCGCAGTCCCCGGACATCGCCCAGGGTGTCGACACCGCGTACGAGAACCGCGTCGAGGGCGACGACGACGAGCTGGACAAGCAGGGCGCCGGCGACCAGGGCCTGATGTTCGGCTACGCCTGCGACGAGACCCCGGAGCTGATGCCGCTCCCGATCAACCTCGCGCACCGCCTGTCCAAGCGCCTGTCCGAGGTCCGCAAGAACGGCACCATCCCCTACCTCCGCCCCGACGGCAAGACCCAGGTCACCATCGAGTACGACGGTCACAAGGCCGTCCGCCTCGACACCGTCGTGGTCTCCTCCCAGCACGCCAGCGACATCGACCTCGACTCGCTGCTCGCTCCCGACATCCGCGAGTTCGTCGTCGAGCACGTCCTGGCCCAGCTGGTCGAGGACGGCATCAAGCTGGACACCGACGGCTACCGGCTGCTGGTCAACCCGACCGGCCGCTTCGAGATCGGCGGCCCCATGGGTGACGCCGGCCTCACCGGCCGCAAGATCATCATCGACACCTACGGCGGCATGGCCCGCCACGGCGGCGGTGCCTTCTCCGGCAAGGACCCGTCCAAGGTCGACCGCTCGGCCGCCTACGCGATGCGCTGGGTCGCCAAGAACGTCGTCGCCGCCGGCCTCGCGGCCCGCTGCGAGGTCCAGGTCGCCTACGCCATCGGCAAGGCCGAGCCGGTCGGTCTCTTCGTCGAGACCTTCGGCACCGCCACCGTCGACACCGACAAGATCGAGCAGGCCATCGGCGAGGTCTTCGACCTCCGCCCGGCCGCCATCATCCGCGACCTCGATCTGCTCCGCCCGATCTACGCCCAGACCGCCGCCTACGGCCACTTCGGCCGTGAGCTGGAGGACTTCACCTGGGAGCGCACCGACCGGGTGGAGGCGCTGAAGAAGGCCGCGGGTCTCTAG
- the coaBC gene encoding bifunctional phosphopantothenoylcysteine decarboxylase/phosphopantothenate--cysteine ligase CoaBC has translation MDRRERERPRVVLGVSGGIAAYKACELLRRLTESGHDVRVVPTASALHFVGEATWSALSGKPAGTEVWESVHEVPHVRIGQAADLVVVAPATADLLAKAAHGLADDLLTNTLLTARCPVIFAPAMHTEMWEHPATQENVATLRRRGALVIDPAVGRLTGVDTGKGRFPDPAEIFAFCRRVLARGDRAAEQDLAGRRVVVSAGGTREPLDPVRYLGNRSSGKQGYALARTAAARGARVTLIAGNTELPDPAGVDVIRIGTARQLHEAVLKAAADADAVIMAAAVADFRPAVYADGKIKKVEGKEPEPVTLVRNPDILAELSAERARPGQLVVGFAAETDDVLANGRAKLSRKGCDLLVVNEVGEHKTFGSAENEAVILAADGTETPVPYGPKEDLADTVWDLVAPRLADTRP, from the coding sequence ATGGACAGGCGTGAGCGGGAGCGGCCCAGGGTCGTCCTGGGGGTGAGCGGCGGGATCGCCGCCTACAAGGCGTGCGAGCTGCTGCGGCGGCTGACCGAGTCCGGGCACGACGTACGGGTCGTGCCGACCGCCTCGGCGCTGCACTTCGTCGGGGAGGCCACCTGGTCGGCGCTGTCCGGCAAGCCGGCAGGCACCGAGGTCTGGGAGTCCGTCCACGAGGTCCCGCACGTCCGGATCGGCCAGGCCGCCGACCTGGTCGTGGTGGCCCCCGCCACCGCCGATCTGCTCGCCAAGGCGGCCCATGGCCTGGCCGACGACCTGCTGACCAACACTCTGCTCACCGCGCGCTGTCCGGTGATCTTCGCCCCGGCGATGCACACCGAGATGTGGGAGCACCCCGCCACCCAGGAGAACGTCGCCACGCTGCGGCGCCGCGGCGCCCTCGTGATCGACCCGGCGGTCGGCCGGCTGACCGGCGTCGACACCGGCAAGGGCCGCTTCCCCGACCCGGCCGAGATCTTCGCCTTCTGCCGCCGGGTGCTGGCCCGCGGCGACCGGGCGGCGGAGCAGGATCTCGCCGGCCGCCGCGTCGTGGTCAGCGCGGGCGGCACCCGCGAGCCGCTGGACCCCGTCCGCTACCTGGGCAACCGCTCCTCCGGCAAGCAGGGCTACGCGCTCGCCCGTACGGCGGCGGCCCGCGGCGCCCGGGTCACGCTGATCGCCGGCAACACCGAGCTGCCCGATCCGGCCGGGGTGGACGTGATCCGCATCGGCACCGCCCGTCAGCTCCACGAGGCGGTGCTGAAGGCCGCCGCGGACGCCGACGCGGTGATCATGGCCGCCGCCGTCGCCGATTTCCGGCCTGCCGTCTACGCCGATGGCAAGATCAAGAAGGTCGAAGGGAAGGAGCCGGAACCGGTCACTCTGGTCCGAAATCCGGACATCCTTGCCGAACTCTCCGCCGAGCGGGCCCGACCGGGACAGCTCGTGGTCGGCTTCGCCGCGGAGACCGATGACGTGCTCGCCAACGGTCGCGCCAAGCTGTCCCGCAAGGGCTGTGACCTGCTGGTCGTCAATGAGGTCGGCGAGCACAAGACCTTCGGTTCGGCGGAGAACGAGGCGGTGATCCTGGCGGCCGACGGAACCGAGACCCCGGTCCCGTACGGCCCCAAGGAAGACCTGGCCGACACGGTCTGGGACCTGGTCGCGCCCCGCCTGGCCGATACCCGCCCCTGA
- the rpoZ gene encoding DNA-directed RNA polymerase subunit omega: protein MSSSITAPEGIINPPIDELLEATDSKYSLVIYAAKRARQINAYYSQLGEGLLEYVGPLVDTHVHEKPLSIALREINAGLLTSEAIEGPAQ, encoded by the coding sequence GTGTCCTCTTCCATCACCGCACCCGAGGGCATCATCAACCCGCCCATTGATGAGCTTCTCGAGGCCACCGATTCGAAGTACAGCCTGGTGATCTACGCCGCCAAGCGCGCGCGTCAGATCAACGCGTACTACTCGCAGCTCGGCGAGGGCCTGCTCGAGTACGTCGGCCCGCTCGTGGACACCCACGTCCACGAGAAGCCCCTGTCGATCGCGCTGCGCGAGATCAACGCGGGCCTGCTGACCTCCGAGGCCATCGAGGGCCCGGCCCAGTAA
- the gmk gene encoding guanylate kinase has translation MSSAVSGGTTPAPPARQPRLTVLSGPSGVGKSTVVAHMRKVHPEVWLSVSATTRKPRPGERHGVHYFFVDDGEFDKLVANGELLEWAEFAGNRYGTPRTAVLDRLESGEPVLLEIDLQGARQVRESMAEAHLVFLAPPSWDELVRRLTGRGTEAPEVIERRLAAARIELAAEKEFDTTLVNTSVEDVSRELLALMLDRSGDENTSG, from the coding sequence ATGAGTTCTGCAGTCTCCGGGGGGACGACCCCCGCGCCCCCGGCCAGACAACCGCGACTGACCGTGCTCTCCGGCCCCTCCGGGGTCGGCAAGAGCACGGTCGTCGCGCATATGCGCAAGGTCCACCCCGAGGTCTGGCTCTCGGTTTCGGCCACCACCCGCAAGCCGCGGCCCGGGGAGCGGCACGGTGTCCACTACTTCTTCGTCGACGACGGGGAATTCGACAAGCTCGTCGCCAACGGCGAGCTGCTCGAATGGGCCGAGTTCGCGGGCAACCGGTACGGCACCCCCCGCACGGCGGTGCTGGACCGCCTGGAGTCCGGGGAGCCGGTCCTGCTGGAGATCGACCTGCAGGGCGCCCGCCAGGTCCGCGAGTCCATGGCGGAAGCGCATCTGGTCTTCCTGGCCCCGCCGAGCTGGGACGAGCTGGTCCGCCGGCTCACCGGCCGGGGCACGGAGGCGCCGGAGGTCATCGAGCGCCGGCTGGCCGCCGCCAGGATCGAACTGGCAGCGGAGAAGGAGTTCGATACGACGCTTGTCAACACCTCCGTCGAGGACGTCAGCCGTGAGCTGCTAGCCTTGATGCTGGACAGGTCCGGAGACGAGAACACCAGCGGCTGA
- a CDS encoding integration host factor, whose translation MALPPLTPEQRAAALEKAAAARRERAEVKNRLKHSGASLHEVIKQGQENDVIGKMKVSALLESLPGVGKVRAKQIMERLGISESRRVRGLGSNQIASLEREFGSTAS comes from the coding sequence GTGGCTCTTCCGCCCCTTACCCCTGAACAGCGCGCAGCCGCGCTCGAGAAGGCCGCCGCGGCTCGCCGGGAGCGCGCCGAGGTCAAGAATCGGCTCAAGCACTCCGGTGCTTCCCTCCATGAGGTCATCAAGCAGGGCCAGGAGAACGACGTCATCGGCAAGATGAAGGTCTCCGCGCTCCTTGAGTCCCTGCCCGGCGTCGGCAAGGTCCGCGCCAAGCAGATCATGGAACGGCTCGGGATCTCCGAGAGCCGCCGTGTCCGGGGTCTTGGCTCCAACCAGATCGCGTCGCTGGAGCGCGAGTTCGGCAGCACTGCTTCCTGA